A section of the Ignavibacteria bacterium genome encodes:
- a CDS encoding metallophosphoesterase: MKNFIIFFTIVLLVYGLVNYYIFIRGWQAIPKGSPVRGYYLGIFLFLALSYIVARWLEKQAFYAVSDPLMWIGAFWLAAMVYFLFAVIFLDFLRFVNHFTGLFPSFVTKDYARAKYYTAIAVLSIVTLTVLFGRMNAVHPRLKVLDLAIDKKTNPIKSLNIVAASDIHLGTLVGNSRLDSLVQKINDLDPDVVLFPGDMVDEDMGPVIKKNLGETLRKIKSRYGIYAIPGNHEFYGGIQAATAYLTEHGITMLRDSVVKLEGDVYLIGRDDRSVNQVKKRKSLRELMREVDKTRPVIMMDHQPFDLKEAEDNGVDLQISGHTHHGQLWPFNFITNRVYEVSWGYKKKGNTNYYVSSGFGGWGPPIRTGNTPEIVNFRLTFK; the protein is encoded by the coding sequence ATGAAAAATTTCATTATATTTTTTACTATTGTACTTCTGGTATACGGACTTGTAAACTATTATATATTTATAAGGGGATGGCAGGCAATCCCTAAAGGCTCGCCTGTAAGAGGCTATTATCTGGGCATCTTTCTTTTTCTTGCACTTTCCTATATTGTAGCAAGATGGCTCGAAAAACAGGCCTTTTACGCCGTAAGCGACCCCCTCATGTGGATCGGGGCTTTCTGGCTTGCCGCTATGGTCTATTTCCTCTTTGCTGTAATCTTTCTTGACTTCCTCCGCTTTGTAAACCATTTTACAGGGCTCTTCCCTTCCTTTGTTACAAAAGACTACGCAAGGGCAAAGTATTATACTGCAATTGCGGTGCTTTCCATAGTAACTCTTACGGTACTCTTTGGAAGGATGAACGCCGTTCATCCGCGCCTGAAGGTGCTGGATCTGGCAATCGATAAAAAAACAAATCCAATAAAGTCACTGAATATTGTTGCCGCCTCAGATATACACCTGGGAACACTCGTCGGTAATTCCCGCCTGGACAGCCTGGTACAGAAAATAAACGACCTTGATCCTGACGTGGTCCTGTTTCCAGGGGATATGGTGGACGAGGACATGGGACCTGTAATAAAGAAAAATCTGGGCGAAACTTTAAGAAAAATTAAATCCCGTTACGGCATCTACGCCATACCGGGCAACCACGAATTCTACGGGGGCATCCAGGCAGCAACAGCCTATCTTACAGAGCACGGTATTACAATGCTGCGCGACAGCGTGGTTAAACTTGAAGGTGACGTCTATCTTATCGGACGCGACGACCGCTCGGTAAACCAGGTTAAAAAAAGAAAATCGCTCCGGGAACTGATGCGTGAAGTGGATAAAACAAGACCCGTAATTATGATGGACCATCAGCCCTTCGACCTTAAGGAGGCCGAAGATAACGGGGTGGACCTGCAGATCTCGGGACACACTCATCACGGGCAGCTCTGGCCTTTTAATTTTATTACTAACAGGGTCTATGAGGTAAGCTGGGGCTACAAGAAAAAAGGGAACACAAATTACTACGTTTCCAGCGGATTCGGGGGCTGGGGGCCGCCTATAAGAACGGGCAATACGCCTGAAATTGTAAATTTCCGCCTTACATTTAAATAG